The window GCCTCTGGTGTAACACTTCTATCTGCCTGTCGTTAACTAAAGTTGCATTTGCAATGactcttttttgggtttttttcttaagtttatttattttgagagagagcaggggaggggtagagagagaaagagaatcccgagcaggccctCCACTGTCAGCTAGGAGTCTGATgcaggctcagtctcacaaactgagatcatgacctgagccgaaatcaagatttggaggcttaactgactgaaccccccgcccccaggcgcACCATGCAAtgactgctttttaaatgttcataggggaacattttatttgtttgcatttggGTATTAAATGTTTTGATGCTACCTGTCGCTTTTGAAATGGTTTTTGCTTCCAGTCGTAGCCTAGATCCAAAGTATCCTACGAGGAAATTACAGCAGTTAAACAAGAGATCTGACCACACCAGTAACCCTTTCAGGAGAGCCActcttggggtttttttctgttctgcATGCAAATGTGGTGCTGtggtattgggggggggggggcggtagagGGCTCATCAAACCTATGAGTGCAAAATGGGTATTGTACCTCCTGTAAAAATACAGTGACGGGCGCCACCACCGTTTCCTTAAGGAAAAGACCACAAACTGAGGTGAGGGTCTACCTGTGGGGGTGGGACCCTCCCCAAGGAAATGGAAGAGGTCCCTGTGTGTTCCTGGCTTTGTGGACGCTCGCTGCTCGCTGTGTTCCTTGCCATCTTCTCGTGTGCTCGCCTTTTGACTGCAAAGCGAATTTGTTGCCTTGCCAATACGTTCACTCTGTAAATCCTTTTATCTTGTTATTAGGCTGCACTTTGGCGTAAATTGCAATCGATTAGGGATCGTTTCTCAGACTCGAGTTAGAAGTGAGAGTTCAGATAAGTGAGGCCGCCATTGCTGCTTTGAACACCTCAGAAGGGGAGAATGGATTTATCAGGAGTGAAAAAGAAGAGCTTGCTAGgagtcaaagaaaataataaaaagtccaGCACTAGGTAATCCTTCTGTCAGATTTTTCTAGTGCTACTTTGGGGGTGCTCGTTACTAGGGACCCTCAGAAAGGGGAAGATTGGAAATGTCTCACATTCTACAGTGAAGTGTCCTAAGCCACAGATCGTTTTGTTCTGTGATCAGCTGGGGTCTCTGTAGCCCTTTGGATCCCCTCCTGGGTAGTGTTGTTTCAGGGTTTGGTCAGAGGGGCTCGTGATCTCACACTCTTCCTCACCGTCCAGGGCTCCCTCTCCTACCAAACGCAAAGACCGCTCTGATGAGAAGTCCAAGGATCGTTCTAAAGATAAAGGGGCCACCAAGGAGTCTAGTGAGAAGGACCGGGGCAGGGAGAAAACGCGGAAGAGGCGCAGCGCTtccagcggcagcagcagcaccagGTGGGGCCGCGGGCGGGGCCCTGAGAGCCACGCCCCTTTCTGTCCACTGAGCCCGCCCACTGCTCTGTAGTCCGAATTCTTCACGCAGAAGATTGTGGGATTGTTAATAAAGGCCTTAACTGTAGCACAACGCTTTGGGGTTTGCTCCGGTTCCCTATGGAGGATGGTGTTAAAGAATGAGACATCTGGGGGTAGATTTTTCTCTCCAGTGCTTTTTTCTTTAGTTGTGATTGGATTGCCTGAGCCTAAAGCTTGCATTTCTTCGCTTGAGCGCCAGCCCGAACCCCTCGGTAGCCTCCTTCCGGGATGGATTGGTGTTCTGACCTGCAGGCTCTTTCTGTACCTCCCAGCAGTCAAGGCTCCTGTGTGGCTCGGAAGCggctccttcctttcctgccccTGCGCAGTTGGAATGCTGTTTTCTGTCCCTGCCAGGGGCTTTGGCTAGAGAAGGCTGGGGCAGATATCGTCCCCAcccccccggggtggggggacgaCATGGAGGTTGGAAAATAATGAGGACAGCGGTGGCCTCTTGGGAGCATGAGCACGTACAGGCTCTTCTGTGTCTGCCGGGAAGAAAGGCTCCCCTCCGCTGCTGCTTGTGACACTTCTGTCGCCCTGGTCAGGTCCCGGTCCAGCTCTACCTCCAGCTCGGGCTCCAGCACCAGCACTGGCTCGAGCAGCGGCTCGAGCTCTTCTTCCGCATCCAGCCGCTCGGGAAGCTCCAGCACCTCCCGcagctccagctccagcagcTCGTCTGGCTCGCCGAGTCCTTCTCGACGCAGGCACGACAACAGGAGGCGCTCCCGCTCCAAGTAAGCTCCCTTCCGGCACCGCTTCCcacggcgggggggtgggggtgggggggtcttgGTTTGGAGACCAAAACCCCAAAACTTGTCAGTCATCTGGGAACTCAGTTTGCAAACTGGGGACTATAAAGTGACAGTAGCTGTTATAAAAGTAGCCTGTAGAGGAGTCTGTGTCTTACTTAGTCGGATTTCTGAGGCAGAGATAACAGGAATATGCACGAACTGGTAGGGAAAGCTGCCTTATAAAAAACTCAACAGTAGCAGTTAGCAGccccacttaaaaattttttttgacttgACAGAAATTGATTGTTTCCGTTGTTGTGTTTTTTCAATCAGATCCAAACCAcccaaaagagatgaaaaggaaaggaaaaggcgGAGTCCTTCCCCTAAACCCACCAAAGTGCACATCGGGAGGCTCACTAGGAATGTGACCAAGGTGAGGGATCTCTCCTTGGTGGACAGAGGTGGACAGAGGTCCACTCACCTCTGTCCAGTGGGCAGAGGGGGCACGtctcttcaaatgttttaaatgggAAACCAGAGAAGCTGGCCTTTGCTGGAGGTAACCGAGAACATAGGCTCTGAGGACACTGGCGGGAGCCCTGACTCCTTTATCCGAGTTGTTCTGTGTGAGAGAGACGCCCCAGGTGCCTATCCTGTCATCGTCTTGGGGTGACTTCTCAGCTCCCACACGGGTAATTGGTGGGTGCACATCAGAGTGACCCTTCTTTCCTCTAGGACCACATCATGGAGATATTCTCCACCTACgggaaaattaaaatgattgaCATGCCTGTGGAAAGGATGCACCCCCACCTGTCTAAAGGCTACGCGTACGTGGAGTTTGAGAATCCGGACGAGGCCGAGAAGGCTCTGAAGCACATGGATGGAGGTGGGTGACCCTGCCTGCGCCCCTCTGGGCCCACTCTCTGCTCCCTGCGCGAGGCTGGCCTCGGCCTGGCGGAGGGACCTTTCAAACCAGTTTCCACCAGCTCCCTGCAGCTCTTGCCCGACTCCATCCTTGACCAGTGGGGGTGTGTTCACCAAAAACAAGTTTATGAGATCTCATTCTTGGGAAAATTTCAGCAAAAGTGAATACATTAACATCTTTAGAGTTTTCCAATCTGTGAGAACTTAAGGAACGAAGGGGTTTATTTTATACAATATTATGAATGTGAATAATGCAGCATTTGGCTTTTGTATGGCAGTGTTTTCTCTAGTCCTCTCTGAGAGTCATCTTCTGTTATGCTGACGTTTCAGCATTTTTAGGtttactttgctgaattcatacaTTTTACCCATCTCCCTCAAGCTTGTGTCGTAACTATTTGTGACATTTGTAGCTGTTTTGTATTGAGCAGAAGGGTTTTGACGGCGGCTGAGCACTTGTGAATAGTTTTGGATGGCCGGTTTCCATCTTGTCTTCACGTCTGTGTCTTTGAGGAGCGTGGAATCGGTCTCCGCCCCAGCTCGCTGCTCTTGTCATCCACGCAGCTGGGGCTGAGAGCCGGCTCCGTCCACAGCACTGTGCATGGGGTATCTGGCCACGCAGGGAAGAGTCTGAACACCCCAGAACCTTGGAGTCCTCGGAAGCCTGTTACCCACTGGAAAAACAGTGTAATGGTGTGATGGCTAGTCTCCCTGGAGCCCTGATGGAGCTTGGACACTAGGAACTTTCCCTTAACGCTAAGCTAGCTGTCTTCAGTCTACTGAAATCCCTTTGAGGGGCGCATGAGTgactcattcggttgagcgtccagttcttcattttggctcaggtcgtgacctcacagttcgtgggaccaagccctgtgtagggctctgtgctgacagtgaggagcctgcttgggtttctctcgctcgctcgctcgctcgctctgcccccctctgtctctcaaatccTAAAACATAACCAGTCGCTCCCTTTGAAGTTTTTTAGGAGTTTGTCATGAACTGTGCCCACCGCCTCTTGATCTTAACCACACCTTCATTTTAGAGACTCTCAAACATGCGTCTTTGAGAGCTGGAGCACTTGCTAAGAATTCAGGACACTCGGCCACGTCCAGGGTGTGCATGGTCGTAGCCCACGTTTTTCAAGATTCTGGtaggatctgtgtgtgtgtgtgtgtccacatacTGTACTGCGCCTCATCGAGTGGAGCAACTCCATGCTGGCTCCAGAAGGAATGTGGAAGAGCTTGGCCTTTCCTGGCAGCTGCCCAGAATATAGAGTTGTCTTCATTGCTGTATGATCGGTGTCCTTGACATTCCTGATTTGGGCTGGCCTTGGCAATGGGCCATGTGGAGGCAGGGGGTGCCTTAGGCTGCGTTTACTTAAGTCTCGTGAGTGCGTTCTGAACACCGGTCTACATGCCTGATCCACCTCCTTGCCATCTCTGCTGTCGCCTTGAGGGTGGGAGCTGAGAAGATGAGAGAGGGCACACGAGGGCTGTGCTCGGTCCCCTGAGCGGTCCCTGGACTGGGCCAGGGTGCGTGCTCCCCTGAGGTTCCTGGGTCTGCGCCTTGGTCtcctttgcttgctttttctgAGGCCCTGAAGGCTCCTTGGCCTCCATCCTGAGCCGCCTCCCTTCACTGTTCTCATCGGCTACATTCGCATACGTGGCTGCACTCAGAGTCCCCTCCCCAAGGCACTTTTTCCACACTCTGAAGACAGACTTGACAGCTGAACCTTGGTTTGGTTTTGCTCCCCTGCCCCAGTAGTACTTTCTTCTTCCCGAGCCACGATGCAGTCATAGCTCACCTAGAAACAGGGGTGCCGatcatccctcccaccccatccaccGCCACATTGTAGTGACCTGGCGGCCC is drawn from Leopardus geoffroyi isolate Oge1 chromosome E3, O.geoffroyi_Oge1_pat1.0, whole genome shotgun sequence and contains these coding sequences:
- the RNPS1 gene encoding RNA-binding protein with serine-rich domain 1 isoform X1; the encoded protein is MDLSGVKKKSLLGVKENNKKSSTRAPSPTKRKDRSDEKSKDRSKDKGATKESSEKDRGREKTRKRRSASSGSSSTRSRSSSTSSSGSSTSTGSSSGSSSSSASSRSGSSSTSRSSSSSSSSGSPSPSRRRHDNRRRSRSKSKPPKRDEKERKRRSPSPKPTKVHIGRLTRNVTKDHIMEIFSTYGKIKMIDMPVERMHPHLSKGYAYVEFENPDEAEKALKHMDGGQIDGQEITATAVLAPWPRPPPRRFSPPRRMLPPPPMWRRSPPRMRRRSRSPRRRSPVRRRSRSPGRRRHRSRSSSNSSR
- the RNPS1 gene encoding RNA-binding protein with serine-rich domain 1 isoform X2, coding for MAPSPTKRKDRSDEKSKDRSKDKGATKESSEKDRGREKTRKRRSASSGSSSTRSRSSSTSSSGSSTSTGSSSGSSSSSASSRSGSSSTSRSSSSSSSSGSPSPSRRRHDNRRRSRSKSKPPKRDEKERKRRSPSPKPTKVHIGRLTRNVTKDHIMEIFSTYGKIKMIDMPVERMHPHLSKGYAYVEFENPDEAEKALKHMDGGQIDGQEITATAVLAPWPRPPPRRFSPPRRMLPPPPMWRRSPPRMRRRSRSPRRRSPVRRRSRSPGRRRHRSRSSSNSSR